Genomic DNA from Mesorhizobium sp. 131-2-1:
TCGCTGGCTGCGGTCAACCAGATGGCGACCAATCTCGGCGTCGACGACAATATGCAGACCTCGCTCGCCCGCTACATGGCGACGCTGGGCCTCGAAATGCGCTGGCCGGTGCTGTTCTCGATGGCGAACTCCAGCCACATCGTCGAGCCGATGGCGCAGTTGTTCGTGCGTCCGAACGAGCAGTATGTCGGTGGCCTCGCAGTTCCCAACGAGGATGCGCAGAGCTTCGTCTTCGACGCCACGACGCTGTTCGAGCGCGACAAGTTCTCCGGTTATGACCGCATGGAAGGCGGCACGCGCGCCAATGTCGGCTTCCGCTATTCCGGCGCCTACGGCAATGGCTGGAGCACCAACGCCATCTTCGGCCAATCCTACCAGATCGCCGGCGAGAATTCGTTCACCGCGCCCGATCTGGTCAATGTCGGCGCCTATTCAGGTCTCGACAAGCCGACCTCCGACTATGTCGGCCTGATCGGCTTCAACAGCCCGAGCGGTTTCTCCGGCTCGCTCAGCGGCCGTTTCGACGAACAGACCTTCGACGTCAGGCGCGCCGAGGTGAAGGCCGCCTATTCCGGCCTGCCGGTTTCGCTCAGCGCCAAATATGCCTTCATCCAGGCGCAGCCACTCTACGGCTTCGAGACCGATCGCCACGAGGTGACGCTCGGCGCCTCGACGCACCTTGCCGAGAACTGGCGCGTCTTCGGCACCGGCACCTACGACCTGAAGCAGAGCGTTCTGGTCAAGGACGGCATCGGCTTTGCGTACAACGATTCCTGCTTCACCTATCTGATGACGTTCTCGGAATCGCGCGACCTTGTGACCAAGGAAGTGTCGCAGAATGTCGGCTTCAACCTGTCGTTCCGCACGCTTGGCGATTTCGGTTCGTCGACCAGTGCCATCGACACCATCCAGTGACGGCAGGCCGACGACATGGTTTCGCCGCATAGGGCTGGCAGGGGTCTCGGTTATTGCGCGTGCCCCCGAAATCGAAGCGATTGCGGCAAGGATCATGCGCCAAATCAGGTACTGCAGTGTCCGTTGCGGTTCCCAGGGGACGCGCGGCGCTGTAAAAGCGGGACAGAATTGGGATAGGTGAGATGAGGAAATTCCTGTTTTCAGCAGGCTTCGCGCTGCTGGTGGCGGCAACCTCGGTTTCGATCATGGCGATGACGCCGCCTGCCTTCGCCAGCACGATCAAATATGTCGTCAACAACATACCGATCACCACAGGCGACATCGCGCACCGGGCCGCGTTCCTGAAGTTGCAGCACAAGAAGGGCGACGCCGGGCAGGAGATGATCGACCAGACGCTGCGCCTGGCCGAAGCCAGGCGGCTTGGCATCCGCATCACCGACGCCCAGGTCGACGCCGCCTATCAGCGCTTCGCCACCAATAACAAGATGCAGCTCAAGCAGCTCGACGGCATCATGGCGCAGGCGGGGGTCACCAAGGAGCACTTCAAGGACTTCATCCGCGCCCAGATGGCCTGGAACCAGGCGCTGAGTGCCCGCTACCGCTCCGGCGAGGGCGGCGCGGTGACCGAGCAGGACGCGGTCCGGCGCATGCTGGACAAGGGCGGCGCCAAGCCGACCGCCATGGAATACATGCTGCAGCAGGTGATCTTCGTGGTGCCGCCTTCCGAGCGCAGCGCGACGCTGGCCAAGCGCAAGCGCGAGGCCGACGCCATGCGCGCCCGCTTTAACGGCTGCGCCACAACGCGTGAATTCGCCAAGGGTCTGCTCGACGTCACCGTGCGCGATCTCGGCCGCGTGCTGGCACCGCAGCTTCCGCCGGACTGGGCCGACCAGATCAAGGCGACCAAGGTCGGTGGCGCCACCGCCACGCGCGAGACCGAGCGCGGCGTCGAGTTCATCGGCATCTGCTCGTCGCGCGAAGTGTCCGACGACAAGGCGGCGCAGATGGTGTTCCAGAGCGAGGGCGGCAACGACAAGGAGGCCGACGAGCTTTCGAAGAAGTATGTCGAGGAGCTGCGGAAGAAGGCCCGCATCGTCGAGCGCTAAAGCGGCATAGCGTGCGCAAGATCGATGCCCCGCTGGCCTTGAGCGTTGGCGATCCTTCCGGCGTCGGCCCGGAAATCGCCATCGCCGCCTGGCTCGCCGGTGAAAGCGCCGGCGTACCCCCCTTCTACCTGCTTGCCGATCCGACATTGATCGAGGCGCGGGCGCACAGGATCGGCGCCAACATAGCCATCGCCGAAACGCTGCCGGCGCAAGCAGCGCGGGTGTTTTCGCGGGCGCTGCCGATTGCGCCGCTGGATGCCGGCCATATCGACAATCCCGGGCGGCCCGACACGGCCAATGCCGCCGGCACGATCGAGGCCATCGACCGCGCCGTGGCCGACTGCCTTGCCGGCCGCGCCGCGGCGGTGGTCACCGGCCCCATCGCCAAGAAGCCGCTTTACGATGCCGGCTTCCGCTTTCCCGGGCACACCGAATATCTGGCGCATCTGGCGGCACGGCACACTGGCGTCGAAGTGACGCCGGTGATGCTGCTTGCCGGCCCGGAACTGCTCACGGTCCCCGTCACCATCCACATCGCGCTTGCCGATGTACCCAAGGCGCTGACCACGGAGCTGATCGTCGCCACCGGACGCATCACCGCGGCCGACCTTGAAGGCCGCTTCGGCATCGCCAGGCCGAGGCTGGCGGTCGCTGGCCTCAACCCGCATGCAGGCGAAGGCGGAGCGATAGGGCTTGAGGACAATCTGGTCATCCGCCCGGCGGTCGAACAGCTACGGGCGGAAGGCATCGACGCGTTCGGGCCGCTGCCGGCCGACACCATGTTCCATGCGCGGGCGCGGGCCGGCTACGACGCGGCGCTCTGCATGTACCACGACCAGGCGCTGATCCCGGCCAAGGCGCTGGCCTTCGACGAGGCGGTCAACGTCACGCTCGGGCTGCCCTTCATCCGCACCTCGCCCGACCACGGCACCGCCTTCGACATTGCCGGCCAGGGCATTGCGCGCGCCGACAGCCTGATCGCCGCATTGAGGCTCGCCCGCCGGCTTGCCGACAGCGGGGCGGAGGCTGCCGCAGCATGAGCCGCATCGCGATGAGCCCGGCCGCATGACGATCGACGGGCTGCCGCCGCTGCGCGAGGTGATCGAGCGCCATGGGCTGCAGGCGAAGAAGGCGCTCGGCCAGAATTTCCTGCTCGACCTCAATCTGACCGGCAAGATCGCGCGCGCCGCCGGCGACCTCACTGATGCCACGGTGATCGAGGTCGGCCCCGGCCCCGGCGGGCTGACGCGGGCGCTGCTGTTCAACGGCGCCAAACGGGTCGTCGCGATCGAGCGCGACGAGCGCTGCCTGGAGGCGCTGGCACAAGTCTCCAGCCATTACCCCGGCCGTCTGGAGGTTATTCCCGGCGATGCGCTGAAGACGGATTTTGCAGCGCTCGCCAGGGACGCCGGCGGACCGGTGAAGATCGTCGCCAACCTGCCTTATAATATCGGCACGGAACTCTTGATCCGCTGGCTGACAGTTTCCGCATGGCCGCCCTTCTACCAATCGATGACGCTGATGTTCCAGCGCGAGGTGGCCGAGCGCATCACCGCGACCCCAGGCAGCGACGCCTATGGGCGTCTCGGTGTGCTGGCCGGCTGGCGCACGCAGGCCAGGATCGCCTTCGACGTGCCGCCGCAGGCCTTCACGCCGCCGCCAAAGGTGACGTCGTCGGTGGTGCATCTGGTGCCGCGCGCCACGCCCTTGCCGACCGAAGCGAAGAAACTCGGCCGCGTCACCGAGGCGGCCTTCGGCCAGCGCCGCAAAATGCTGCGGCAAAGCGTGAAGAGCCTCGGCGGCGAGGCGCTGTTGGTGCGCGCCGACATCGACCCGACGCGCCGCGCCGAAACGCTCAGCGTCGAGGAATTCGTGAGGCTGACGAACGCGGTGTAGCCTGCGCTCTTCCCTTCTCCCTTGTGGGAGAAGGTGTCGCCGAAGGCGACGGATGAGGGGTGCTGGAAGAAATGAGACGTGGCGATCCTGCCAACACCCCTCATCCGTCTCGGCGCTACGCGCCGATCCACCTTCTCCCACAAGGGGAGAAGGAGAGGCGCCGCCTCACTCCGTCTTCTCGTCCAGCAGGCCCGAGACGAAATCGAACAGGCCCGGCCGCCTGTCGCGGCGAAGGCGCTCGGCGGTGACGATACCGCGCACCTCGGCGGAGGCGCGGTCGAGATCGTCGTTGACGATGACGAAGTCGTACTCCTTCCAGTGCTCGATCTCTAGGCGGGCGTTCTTCAGCCGGGTCTCGATCACCGATTCCTGGTCCTCGGCGCGGCGCTTCAGTCGCGCCTTCAGTTCCTTCATCGACGGCGGCAGGATGAAGATCGAGACGATGTCGGCGCGCATCTTCTCCTTGAGCTGCTGGGCGCCCTGCCAGTCGATGTCGAACAGCATGTCGCGTCCCTGCGCCAGCGCCAATTCCGCCGGCTCGCGCGGCGTGGCGTAGCAGTTGCCATGCACCTCGGCCCATTCGAGCAGCGCGTCGGAATCACGCAGCCGCTCGAATTCGCGCATGGTGCGGAAATGATAATGCACGCCTTCGATCTCCGAGCCGCGGCGCGGCCTGGTCGTAACCGACACCGACAGTTCGAGGCTGGCATCGCTTTCCAGCAGGTTGCGCGCGATCGTCGACTTGCCGGCGCCGGACGGCGAAGACAAGACCAGCATCAGCCCGCGGCGGCGGATGCGGGATCCCAGATCCCTGGCAACCATCGGCTCCTTGGCAACCATCCGGGTCACTCCAGATTCTGAACCTGTTCGCGAAACTGGTCGACGACCGCCTTCAGTTCCAGCCCGATGGCGGTGACGGCAGCGGCGTTCGACTTCGAGCACAGCGTATTCGATTCGCGGTTGAATTCCTGCGCCAGAAAATCGAGCTTGCGGCCGACGGCGCCGCCATTGGCGAGCAGCGCCCGGCCTGACACGACATGCGTCTTCAGCCGGTCGATCTCCTCGCGGATGTCGGCCTTGGTGGCGAGGAAGGCAGCTTCCTGATGCAGGCGGCTGGCGTCGAGATTGGCCGAAGCGTCCATCAACAGGCGGACCTGCTCGGCGATGCGTTCGCGGATCGCCGCCGGCTCGCGCGACGGATCGGCCTCGGCCTTCAGTGTCAGCGCCTCGATGGCGTCGATGTGGCCTGCAAGCAGCGAGCGCAAGGCGGCGCCCTCGCCCTGGCGCGCCATTTCCAGTCCGGTCAGCACCGTCTCGAGCGACGCAAGAATGGCGCCGTCGAGCGCCGCCCGCGCCTCCTCGGTCTCGATGGCCTCGGGAATGTCGAGCACGCCGCGCAGCGCAAGCAGCCCGTCGGCGGTGGCCGCAGCAACACCAAACTGTTCCTGCAGGCGCTTGGCGAGCCCGGCCAGGTCCTTGAGGAAAGCCTCGTTGACCACCGGCTGCACCTGATGGCCGGCGGCGCGGCCGACCGTCAGCGTGGCCTGGAAATTGCCGCGCGAAAAACGCTTCTGGATCGTCTGGCGGACGGCCGGTTCCAGCCGCTCGAAGCCTTGCGGCAGCCGCAATCTCACCTCGACGCTCTTGCCGTTGACCGACTTCACCTCCCAGGCGATCGAGGTGCCGTCATGTTCGGCGACCGCCCGTGCAAAACCGGTCATGCTCTGCAGATTCATGATGCCCTTGCGCCCCCCTTGCGCGTGGTCGCGGATGACGCGCCAACCAATCGGGCGCCCTCTAACCGGGGCGCCGCCGTCAATATCTTAAATATCAATGCGCCCCTTGCCGCCAAGTGCCAAGGGACAAGTTCAAAACCGTTTGTCGCTATTGGGCGGCGCCCGCATCGCCGCCGGCGTCGCCACCCGCATCGCCATCGGCCGGCGCGTCGGTCTGGCCCTCGACCTTGGCGGCGCCGGCCTTGGCGGCGTCCTCGGCCTGCTTCCTCTGCAGCGCACGGTAACGGGCGACGTTCTGGTTGTGCTCTTCGAGCGTCGCGGCGAAGACGTGGCCGCCAGTGCCGTCGGCGACGAAATAGAGGTCGTCGGTCTTCGACGGGTTGGCCACGGCCTCGAGCGCCGCTCGGCCTGGGTTGGCGATCGGCGTCGGCGGCAGGCCGTTGATCAGATAGGTGTTGTAGGGCGTCTGCTTGTCGATGTCGGACTGGTAGATCGGGCGATCGGTGGGTTTGCCCTTGCCGCCGAACAGGCCGTAGATGATGGTTGGATCGGACTGCAGCCGCATGCCCTTGGCTAGCCGGTTGAGGAAGACCGCGGCCACCCGCGAGCGCTCGTCGCCCCTGCCCGTCTCCTTCTCGACGATCGAAGCCAGCGTGACGAAGTCCTTGACATTGGCGATCGGAAGGTCCGGCGCGCGCCGCTCCCAGACATCGTCGACCAGCTTCTTCTGGTCGGCGAGAAGCTTGTCGATCATCTGCTGGCGCGTGGCGCCGCGGGTGAAGCGCAGCGTGTCGGTCGCAAGGCTGCCCTCCGTCGGCATGGTCGCCGGCATGTCGCCGGTCAGCGCGTCCTGCTCGGCGATGCGCTGCAGCGCCTGCTCGACCGTCAGCCCCTCGGGGATGGTCAGCGAATACATCACCGACTTGCCGCTCTTCAGCAGCTCCATGATGTCGCGCATCGAGGCGCGCGGCTTGATCTCGTACTCGCCGGCTTTCAGCGCGGAATCATTACCGGTTGCGCGCACGCCAAGCCGGAAGATACGGGCGTCGCTGATCAGACCACGCCGCTCGAGCTGGTCGGCGATGTCCTGGACGCCTGTGTTCGGCTTGACCAGGAAGGTGTCGCCATTGGCCGACGGGCCGGGTTCGGTGAAAGCCTGCTTGCCGAAATAGAGCGCGGCGCCGGCCGCCAGGATCATCAGCATCACCAGCGAGATGACGAAATTCATGAACACGACGACCTGGCTGCGCGAGGCGCGCGAGCGCCTCGGCGGCGGCGTGCCGGCCTCGGGGCGCAGCGCCTCGGCAGCCGTCTTCGGCACGATCGGACCGGATTGAGCCTGTTGCTTTCCGAATTCTCCGCTGCCGCCCGGATTTGTGTTCATAGCGCCCTACCATTTGATCTCTTGGAGCGGCCTGCGTCCGAGCGGACGCGCGAACCGCGCTCCAACATTTCAAGCCTGCGCCTCGTGCCTTGCCAAAACCTGCTCCGGTTTTCGGCCCGATGCGCGATTCCCCACGGGCAGAGTAGGGGCGAATATGGCAAAATTGACGACAGGCCGCGCGGGCGACCGTCGGCCGCCCGCTCAGCCATTGTAGCGCTGGAAGACGAGCGAGGCGTTGGTGCCGCCGAAGCCGAAGGAGTTGGACAGCGCCACGTCGATCTGGCGGGCGCGTGGCTTGTTCGGCACGAGGTCGATCGCCGTCTCGCGTTCCGGGTTGTCGAGGTTGATTGTGGCGGGCGCCGTATTGTCGCGAATGGCGAGGATCGAGAAGATCGCCTCCGCTGCACCGGCGGCGCCCAGCAGATGGCCGATCGACGACTTGGTCGACGACATCGAGATCTTCGAGGCGGCATTGCCGACCAGTCGCTCGACTGCGCCGAGTTCGATCGTGTCGGCCATGGTCGAGGTGCCATGCGCGTTGATGTAGTCGATGTCGGCCGGTGAAAGCTTCGCCCGTTTCAGCGCCGCGGTCATGCAACGGAAGGCGCCGTCGCCATCCTCGGCTGGAGCGGTGATGTGGTAGGCGTCGCCAGTCAGGCCGTAGCCGGTGACCTCGGCATAGATTTTCGCGCCACGCGCCTTGGCATGTTCGAGCTCTTCCAGCACGACGACGCCGGCGCCCTCGCCCATGACGAAGCCGTCGCGGTCGCGGTCATAGGGACGGGAGGCTTTTTCCGGCGTTTCGTTGCGCTCGGTCGACAGCGCGCGGCAGGCAGCAAAACCGGCCAGCGAAAGCCTGGTCACCGGCGCCTCGGCGCCGCCGGCCAGCATCACGTCGGCATCGCCGAAGATGATCAGCCGGGCGGCATCGCCGATGGCATGCGCGCCGGTCGAGCAAGCGGTGACGACGGCATGGTTGGGGCCTTTCAGCCCGTGCCGGATCGACACCTGCCCCGACACCAGGTTGATGATGTTTCCGGGAATGAAGAACGGGCTGATGCGACGCGGCCCGCGCTCATGCAGGATCAGCGCATTCTCGGCAATGCCCTCGAGGCCGCCGATGCCGGAGCCGATCATGACGCCGGTGGCGCAACGCTCTTCTTCGCTGCTCGGCTGCCAGCCGGAATCCTTCAGCGCCTCGTCGGCGGCCGCAATCCCGTAGAGGATGAAGTCGCCGATCTTGCGCAATTCCTTCGGCTCGAGCACGGCTTCGGGATTGAGCGTGCCGTTGGAGCCGTCACCGCGCGGAATGACGTGAGCGATCTTGCAGGCAAGATCCTCCACTTCGAACTCGGTGACGCGCTTGGCGGCGCTGCGGCCGGTCAGCAGTTCCTTCCAGCTGTGCTCGAAGCCCATGCCGAACGGCGAAACCAGGCCAAGGCCCGTGACGACGACACGCCTCATCGCAGGTCCTCCCCGATAATGCCTGCGAAAAGCCTCAGGCAGAGGCCTTGTCGATGTACTTCACGGCATCGCCGACGGTCAAAATGGTCTCGGCAGCATCGTCCGGAATCTCGACGCCGAACTCTTCTTCGAACGCCATGACGAGTTCGACCGTGTCGAGGCTGTCAGCGCCAAGATCGTCGATGAAGCTCGCCTGCTCCGTCACCTTGTCGGCATCGACGCCCAGGTGCTCGATGACGATCTTCTTGACGCGCTCTGCGGTGTCACTCATTTGGGGCATCCTCGTCTTTTGTCTGTTTGTCTTCGTTAGCGGGCGGAATGCCGCTAATCAAGCTGAAAGATGGTCCTGCCGGAAACGCAACGGACTGGACCGGTTTTTGCCCGAACCGCCGGGTTGCGGGCCGCATTACACGAAAAATGGCTGAGGTCCAAGCCGAAACGGCTCTTTTCACAACCGCCGGACCTTGGTCCGCCAGGGTGTGTCGAGATTCAGGTCAGGCCGAGCCGAAAATGCCGCTTTCGAGAACCGGAGCGGAGCGGACATTCGGGTCCGTGAGCACCGGAAGCGCAGAAAGCCGCCGTTTGCAGGCCGGCATCACCTGAACATCAACGCACCTTAGATCATCGCCATGCCGCCATTCACATGAATGGTCTGGCCGGTGACGTAGGCCGCCTCGTTGGAGGAGAGATAGGCGACAGCGGACGCCACTTCGGCGCTTGTGCCCATGCGCCGGGTCGGGATCGCCGCCATGATCGTCTCCTTCTGCTTGTCGTTGAGCTTGTCGGTCATGGCCGATTCGATGAAGCCCGGGGCGACGCAGTTGACGGTGATGTTGCGGGTGGCGATCTCCTGCGCCAGCGACTTGGAAAAGCCGATCATGCCCGCCTTGGAAGCGCAGTAATTGGTCTGGCCGGGATTGCCGGTGACGCCAACCACCGAGGTGATGTTGATGATGCGGCCATGGCGGCGGCGCATCATCGGATGGGTGAGCTCGCGGGTCAGCCGGAAGACGGCGGTGAGGTTGACCTCCAGCACACTGTCCCAGTCGGCATCGGACATGCGCACGAACAGGCCGTCCTTGGTGATGCCGGCATTGTTGACGAGGATGTCGACGCCTTCGAGGTCGGCCTCCGCCTTCTGGCCGAGCGCCTTGACCTCGTCGCGGTCGGACAGGTTGGCCGGAAACAGCATCACGCGGTCGCCGAGCTCGGCGGCCAGCGCCTCGAGCTTCTCTATCCGCGTCCCATGCAGGCCGACGATCGCGCCCTGGCTGTGCAGCACACGGGCGATCGCCTCGCCGATGCCCCCCGATGCGCCGGTGACGAGCGCCTTGCGGCCGGTCAGTTCGAACATTCTTGTCTCCTGATCTCAGAGGACACCCTTCACATGGGTGCGTTCAAATCGCCAGTGGATTATGCAAGCGCGGCCAGCGCCGCTTCGACATCGGCCGCGGTGCCCACGGCGCCGGTGGCGACATCACGGTTGATGCGCCGCGCCAGGCCCGACAGAACCTTGCCGGCACCCACCTCATAAAGCGTCGCGACGCCGTTGGCGGCGAACCATTCGACCGTCTCGCGCCAGCGCACGCGGCCCGTCACCTGCTCGACCAGCCGCCGGGCGATCTCATCCGGGTCGCTGGTCGGCGTCACGGTGACGTTGGAGACGACGGGAACAGCCGGGGAATTCTTTGCCACGCCGGCCAGCGCCTCGCGCATGATTTCGGCCGCAGGCTGCATCAGCGCCGAGTGGAAAGGCGCCGAGACCTGCAGCATCAGCGCCCGCTTGGCGCCCTTTTCGGTGCACAGTTTCGCCGCCAGCTCGACCGCTGGTTTGGCGCCGGAGATCACCAGCTGGCCGCCACCATTGTCGTTGGCGATCTGGCAGACGGAGCCTTTCGCCGCCTCGGTGCAGGCGGCTTCGACATCGGCCTGCTCCAGCCCGATGATCGCCGCCATGGCGCCCTCGCCCGCCGGCACCGCCGCCTGCATGGCGTTGCCGCGCGCACGCAGCAGCCGCGCTGCGTCCGCCACTGAAACGAAGCCGGCGGCGGCAAGCGCCGAATATTCGCCCAGCGAATGCCCGGCGACGTAGGCCACCTTGTCTCTCAGCGAGAAGCCTCGCGCTTCCAGCGCCCGGATCGCGGCCAGCGACACCGCCATCAGCGCCGGCTGGGCGTTGGCGGTCAGCGTCAGCGTCTCTTCCGGCCCCTCCCAGATCAGCTTCGACAGTTTTTCGCCGAGCGCGGCGTCGACTTCCTCGAACACCTTGCGCGCCTCGGGAAAGGCGTCTGCCAGGTCTTTGCCCATGCCGACAGCCTGGCTGCCCTGTCCCGGAAAGGTGAATGCGACGGCCATGTCGAGGCTCTCCAATGGCTGATTTTTCCTGCCTGTGGCGCAAGGCGGACGGGC
This window encodes:
- a CDS encoding peptidylprolyl isomerase, which gives rise to MRKFLFSAGFALLVAATSVSIMAMTPPAFASTIKYVVNNIPITTGDIAHRAAFLKLQHKKGDAGQEMIDQTLRLAEARRLGIRITDAQVDAAYQRFATNNKMQLKQLDGIMAQAGVTKEHFKDFIRAQMAWNQALSARYRSGEGGAVTEQDAVRRMLDKGGAKPTAMEYMLQQVIFVVPPSERSATLAKRKREADAMRARFNGCATTREFAKGLLDVTVRDLGRVLAPQLPPDWADQIKATKVGGATATRETERGVEFIGICSSREVSDDKAAQMVFQSEGGNDKEADELSKKYVEELRKKARIVER
- the pdxA gene encoding 4-hydroxythreonine-4-phosphate dehydrogenase PdxA; translation: MRKIDAPLALSVGDPSGVGPEIAIAAWLAGESAGVPPFYLLADPTLIEARAHRIGANIAIAETLPAQAARVFSRALPIAPLDAGHIDNPGRPDTANAAGTIEAIDRAVADCLAGRAAAVVTGPIAKKPLYDAGFRFPGHTEYLAHLAARHTGVEVTPVMLLAGPELLTVPVTIHIALADVPKALTTELIVATGRITAADLEGRFGIARPRLAVAGLNPHAGEGGAIGLEDNLVIRPAVEQLRAEGIDAFGPLPADTMFHARARAGYDAALCMYHDQALIPAKALAFDEAVNVTLGLPFIRTSPDHGTAFDIAGQGIARADSLIAALRLARRLADSGAEAAAA
- the rsmA gene encoding 16S rRNA (adenine(1518)-N(6)/adenine(1519)-N(6))-dimethyltransferase RsmA codes for the protein MTIDGLPPLREVIERHGLQAKKALGQNFLLDLNLTGKIARAAGDLTDATVIEVGPGPGGLTRALLFNGAKRVVAIERDERCLEALAQVSSHYPGRLEVIPGDALKTDFAALARDAGGPVKIVANLPYNIGTELLIRWLTVSAWPPFYQSMTLMFQREVAERITATPGSDAYGRLGVLAGWRTQARIAFDVPPQAFTPPPKVTSSVVHLVPRATPLPTEAKKLGRVTEAAFGQRRKMLRQSVKSLGGEALLVRADIDPTRRAETLSVEEFVRLTNAV
- the gmk gene encoding guanylate kinase, translating into MVAKEPMVARDLGSRIRRRGLMLVLSSPSGAGKSTIARNLLESDASLELSVSVTTRPRRGSEIEGVHYHFRTMREFERLRDSDALLEWAEVHGNCYATPREPAELALAQGRDMLFDIDWQGAQQLKEKMRADIVSIFILPPSMKELKARLKRRAEDQESVIETRLKNARLEIEHWKEYDFVIVNDDLDRASAEVRGIVTAERLRRDRRPGLFDFVSGLLDEKTE
- a CDS encoding YicC/YloC family endoribonuclease, producing the protein MNLQSMTGFARAVAEHDGTSIAWEVKSVNGKSVEVRLRLPQGFERLEPAVRQTIQKRFSRGNFQATLTVGRAAGHQVQPVVNEAFLKDLAGLAKRLQEQFGVAAATADGLLALRGVLDIPEAIETEEARAALDGAILASLETVLTGLEMARQGEGAALRSLLAGHIDAIEALTLKAEADPSREPAAIRERIAEQVRLLMDASANLDASRLHQEAAFLATKADIREEIDRLKTHVVSGRALLANGGAVGRKLDFLAQEFNRESNTLCSKSNAAAVTAIGLELKAVVDQFREQVQNLE
- the mltG gene encoding endolytic transglycosylase MltG; its protein translation is MNTNPGGSGEFGKQQAQSGPIVPKTAAEALRPEAGTPPPRRSRASRSQVVVFMNFVISLVMLMILAAGAALYFGKQAFTEPGPSANGDTFLVKPNTGVQDIADQLERRGLISDARIFRLGVRATGNDSALKAGEYEIKPRASMRDIMELLKSGKSVMYSLTIPEGLTVEQALQRIAEQDALTGDMPATMPTEGSLATDTLRFTRGATRQQMIDKLLADQKKLVDDVWERRAPDLPIANVKDFVTLASIVEKETGRGDERSRVAAVFLNRLAKGMRLQSDPTIIYGLFGGKGKPTDRPIYQSDIDKQTPYNTYLINGLPPTPIANPGRAALEAVANPSKTDDLYFVADGTGGHVFAATLEEHNQNVARYRALQRKQAEDAAKAGAAKVEGQTDAPADGDAGGDAGGDAGAAQ
- the fabF gene encoding beta-ketoacyl-ACP synthase II: MRRVVVTGLGLVSPFGMGFEHSWKELLTGRSAAKRVTEFEVEDLACKIAHVIPRGDGSNGTLNPEAVLEPKELRKIGDFILYGIAAADEALKDSGWQPSSEEERCATGVMIGSGIGGLEGIAENALILHERGPRRISPFFIPGNIINLVSGQVSIRHGLKGPNHAVVTACSTGAHAIGDAARLIIFGDADVMLAGGAEAPVTRLSLAGFAACRALSTERNETPEKASRPYDRDRDGFVMGEGAGVVVLEELEHAKARGAKIYAEVTGYGLTGDAYHITAPAEDGDGAFRCMTAALKRAKLSPADIDYINAHGTSTMADTIELGAVERLVGNAASKISMSSTKSSIGHLLGAAGAAEAIFSILAIRDNTAPATINLDNPERETAIDLVPNKPRARQIDVALSNSFGFGGTNASLVFQRYNG
- a CDS encoding acyl carrier protein, which gives rise to MSDTAERVKKIVIEHLGVDADKVTEQASFIDDLGADSLDTVELVMAFEEEFGVEIPDDAAETILTVGDAVKYIDKASA
- the fabG gene encoding 3-oxoacyl-[acyl-carrier-protein] reductase, giving the protein MFELTGRKALVTGASGGIGEAIARVLHSQGAIVGLHGTRIEKLEALAAELGDRVMLFPANLSDRDEVKALGQKAEADLEGVDILVNNAGITKDGLFVRMSDADWDSVLEVNLTAVFRLTRELTHPMMRRRHGRIINITSVVGVTGNPGQTNYCASKAGMIGFSKSLAQEIATRNITVNCVAPGFIESAMTDKLNDKQKETIMAAIPTRRMGTSAEVASAVAYLSSNEAAYVTGQTIHVNGGMAMI
- the fabD gene encoding ACP S-malonyltransferase — its product is MAVAFTFPGQGSQAVGMGKDLADAFPEARKVFEEVDAALGEKLSKLIWEGPEETLTLTANAQPALMAVSLAAIRALEARGFSLRDKVAYVAGHSLGEYSALAAAGFVSVADAARLLRARGNAMQAAVPAGEGAMAAIIGLEQADVEAACTEAAKGSVCQIANDNGGGQLVISGAKPAVELAAKLCTEKGAKRALMLQVSAPFHSALMQPAAEIMREALAGVAKNSPAVPVVSNVTVTPTSDPDEIARRLVEQVTGRVRWRETVEWFAANGVATLYEVGAGKVLSGLARRINRDVATGAVGTAADVEAALAALA